One genomic segment of Paraburkholderia caffeinilytica includes these proteins:
- a CDS encoding acetyl-CoA C-acyltransferase, protein MTKQLQDAYIVAASRTPIGKAPRGMFKNTRPDELLVHTIKSAVAQVPGLDTKVIEDAIIGCAIPEAEQGLNVARMGALLAGLPNTVGGVTVNRFCASGLTALAMAADRIRVGESDAMIAGGCESMSMVPMMGNKPSMSPHIFDRNEDIGIAYGMGLTAEKVAERWKISREAQDAFSVESHRRAIAAQQAGEFNDEIAAYTITERFPDLATGEVKVKTREVALDEGPRAETSLEGLAKLRAVFANKGSVTAGNSSQTSDGAGALIVVSEKMLKEFNLTPLARFVSFAVRGVPPEIMGIGPKEAIPAALKAAGLKIDDMDWIELNEAFAAQSLAVIQDLGLDPAKINPLGGAIALGHPLGATGAIRASTVVHGLRRRNFKYGMVTMCVGTGMGAAGIIERL, encoded by the coding sequence ATGACAAAGCAATTGCAAGACGCATACATCGTCGCCGCGAGCCGCACGCCGATCGGCAAGGCGCCGCGCGGGATGTTCAAGAACACGCGCCCGGACGAACTGCTGGTGCACACGATCAAATCGGCCGTGGCGCAAGTGCCCGGCCTCGATACCAAGGTGATCGAAGACGCCATCATCGGCTGCGCGATTCCGGAGGCCGAGCAAGGCCTGAACGTCGCGCGGATGGGCGCGCTGCTGGCCGGCCTGCCGAACACGGTGGGCGGCGTCACGGTGAACCGCTTCTGCGCCTCGGGCCTGACTGCGCTCGCCATGGCGGCTGACCGCATTCGCGTCGGCGAATCGGACGCGATGATCGCGGGCGGCTGCGAATCGATGAGCATGGTGCCGATGATGGGCAACAAGCCGTCGATGTCGCCGCATATCTTCGATCGCAACGAAGATATCGGTATTGCCTACGGCATGGGCCTGACCGCTGAGAAGGTCGCGGAGCGCTGGAAGATCAGCCGCGAAGCGCAAGACGCGTTCTCGGTCGAATCGCATCGCCGCGCCATCGCCGCGCAGCAAGCCGGTGAATTCAACGACGAAATCGCCGCCTACACGATCACCGAGCGTTTCCCGGATCTCGCCACTGGCGAAGTGAAGGTGAAGACGCGTGAAGTCGCGCTCGACGAAGGTCCGCGTGCGGAAACGTCGCTGGAAGGTCTGGCGAAACTGCGCGCGGTGTTCGCGAACAAGGGGTCGGTGACGGCGGGCAACAGCTCGCAGACGTCGGACGGCGCGGGCGCGTTGATCGTCGTGTCGGAAAAGATGCTGAAGGAATTCAACCTGACGCCGCTCGCCCGTTTCGTCAGCTTCGCCGTGCGCGGCGTGCCGCCGGAAATCATGGGCATCGGTCCGAAGGAAGCGATTCCGGCTGCACTGAAAGCCGCCGGCCTGAAGATCGACGACATGGACTGGATCGAGCTGAACGAAGCGTTCGCCGCGCAATCGCTGGCGGTGATTCAGGACCTCGGTCTCGACCCGGCGAAGATCAACCCGCTCGGCGGCGCGATCGCACTCGGCCACCCGCTGGGCGCGACGGGCGCGATCCGCGCGTCGACGGTCGTGCACGGCCTGCGCCGCCGCAACTTCAAGTACGGCATGGTGACGATGTGCGTCGGCACCGGCATGGGCGCAGCGGGCATCATCGAACGTCTTTGA
- a CDS encoding enoyl-CoA hydratase yields MTMDILVERANGVLTIAFNRPDRKNAITAAMYQTMADALVEAQGDASIRAILIRGSAGIFSAGNDLEDFMKKPPGGEDSPVFQFLRAISSAEKPVVASVAGPAVGIGTTLLLHCDLVYAADAASFSLPFTQLGLCPEAASSLLLQRVAGYQAAAEKLLLGEAFDAAEAHRMGIVNRVLPAAEVEAFAAAQAAKLAALPASSLRVTKSLMKRASQHELQTQMTEEAVHFGKMLLAPEAREAFKAFFEKRKPDFRQFD; encoded by the coding sequence ATGACAATGGATATTCTGGTCGAGCGCGCCAACGGCGTGCTGACGATTGCCTTCAACCGGCCCGACAGGAAAAACGCGATCACGGCCGCGATGTATCAGACGATGGCCGACGCCTTGGTCGAAGCGCAAGGCGATGCATCGATCCGGGCGATTCTGATTCGCGGCAGCGCCGGCATTTTCAGTGCCGGCAACGATCTCGAAGACTTCATGAAGAAGCCGCCAGGCGGCGAAGATTCGCCGGTATTCCAGTTCCTGCGTGCGATCAGTTCGGCGGAAAAGCCGGTGGTGGCGTCGGTGGCGGGGCCGGCAGTCGGCATCGGCACGACGCTCCTGCTGCACTGCGATCTGGTCTATGCGGCGGATGCGGCGAGTTTTTCGCTGCCGTTCACGCAACTCGGGCTGTGTCCGGAAGCGGCCTCGAGTTTGCTATTGCAGCGCGTCGCCGGTTATCAGGCCGCAGCGGAAAAGCTGCTGCTCGGCGAAGCATTCGACGCCGCCGAAGCGCACCGCATGGGTATCGTGAATCGCGTGCTGCCCGCGGCTGAAGTCGAAGCATTCGCAGCCGCGCAAGCGGCGAAGCTGGCGGCGCTGCCGGCGTCGTCGCTGCGGGTGACGAAGAGTCTGATGAAGCGCGCCAGCCAGCATGAGCTGCAAACGCAGATGACCGAGGAAGCGGTGCACTTCGGCAAGATGCTGCTCGCGCCGGAAGCGCGCGAGGCGTTCAAGGCGTTCTTCGAAAAGCGCAAGCCGGACTTCCGGCAGTTCGACTGA
- the fdhD gene encoding formate dehydrogenase accessory sulfurtransferase FdhD — MNELETAGQPGAVERQVQRHRGAAVETVTDHVGQEWPVALVFNGISHAVMMCTPRDLEAFAVGFAISEGIVERGSDIQDIEVELHDDDELPHAEVQLKVVQQAFVALKEKRRALAGRTGCGVCGIESIDLLDLKPERVTDTGFLQRLAPDAIACAARELPEHQALTRLTGGLHAAAWCDAAGAIRYAFEDVGRHNALDKLIGQLVLDRVDTREGFVFLSSRASYELVRKAARVDVPMVATISAPSSLAIAIARKAGVRLVSFCRETSYVDYDTLQPTQA; from the coding sequence TTGAACGAACTGGAAACAGCCGGGCAGCCCGGCGCCGTGGAGCGCCAGGTGCAGCGGCATCGCGGCGCGGCGGTCGAAACCGTCACCGATCACGTCGGTCAGGAATGGCCGGTGGCGCTCGTCTTCAACGGCATCTCGCACGCGGTGATGATGTGCACGCCGCGCGATCTGGAAGCGTTCGCGGTCGGTTTTGCGATCTCGGAAGGGATCGTGGAACGCGGCAGCGACATTCAGGACATCGAGGTCGAGCTGCACGACGACGACGAATTGCCGCATGCCGAAGTGCAATTGAAAGTGGTGCAGCAGGCTTTCGTCGCGCTGAAGGAAAAGCGCCGCGCGCTTGCCGGGCGCACCGGCTGCGGCGTATGCGGGATCGAAAGCATCGATCTGCTGGATCTGAAACCGGAACGCGTGACGGACACCGGCTTTCTGCAGCGGCTTGCACCGGACGCGATCGCTTGCGCCGCACGCGAGTTACCGGAACACCAGGCGCTGACGCGTCTGACCGGCGGCCTGCATGCCGCCGCATGGTGCGATGCGGCAGGCGCGATCCGCTATGCGTTCGAAGACGTCGGCCGTCACAACGCGCTCGACAAGCTGATCGGCCAACTCGTGCTCGATCGCGTGGATACCCGGGAAGGGTTTGTGTTTCTGTCGAGCCGCGCCAGCTACGAGCTGGTGCGCAAGGCGGCGCGCGTCGACGTGCCGATGGTCGCGACGATTTCGGCGCCGTCGTCGCTGGCGATTGCGATCGCCCGCAAGGCGGGCGTACGGCTTGTCAGCTTCTGCCGGGAAACCAGCTACGTCGACTACGACACCTTGCAGCCGACGCAAGCTTGA
- a CDS encoding nitrate reductase associated protein, giving the protein MGLNEAPLLFNFEVASSENFTYIPMSVRFNLDRFGLRISLEQWQLLPLEDRKLLARFPVEEDAEIEPNFDHALFEMLRTHANIEPEWFTPEEAPAWRRTDAVPDGVVHQAGLAGLPTPRVAQWAELEPFKRYVLAKLSRKPESNHDFIPAMKEFGAAG; this is encoded by the coding sequence ATGGGACTCAACGAAGCACCGCTTCTGTTCAACTTCGAAGTCGCGTCCTCGGAGAATTTCACTTACATCCCGATGTCGGTGCGCTTCAACCTCGATCGTTTCGGGCTGCGCATCAGCCTCGAGCAGTGGCAATTGCTGCCGCTCGAAGATCGCAAGCTGCTGGCGCGTTTTCCAGTCGAAGAAGACGCGGAAATCGAGCCGAATTTCGACCACGCATTGTTCGAGATGCTGCGCACGCACGCGAATATCGAGCCGGAGTGGTTCACGCCCGAGGAAGCGCCTGCCTGGCGCCGCACGGATGCCGTGCCGGACGGTGTCGTGCATCAGGCGGGGCTGGCTGGCCTGCCTACGCCGCGTGTCGCTCAGTGGGCCGAACTCGAGCCGTTCAAGCGCTACGTGCTCGCCAAATTGTCGCGCAAGCCGGAAAGCAACCACGACTTCATCCCTGCGATGAAGGAGTTTGGTGCGGCCGGCTAG
- a CDS encoding sensor domain-containing protein: MTPFLSKRLLINLAVVAAAVGANAFVAYTQICGQRDADARMLRSTSVRQNLDAYHTALDGGLAALGRFEASGVAAPVNEAAAMTASLAGLERELRKELAGEPAMLETLARLSADSHALQRDIDDALLKSASATPNESRAWAASTYTHLGLGLGRVEDGLAALRKQENGALRASLASSANETQRAMFLLIVTMLAGSALLIFTFGARESSAREKLRAVRALGRNDERFRGLFDDHPVPMYIFDRETLRFLAVNAAAIQQYGYSESEFLGMTIRAIRPNSESSRLESHLQRSDVLQHGRTMAGVWHHRRKDGSTISADISYHALNFMGRAAFFVLADDVTEQINTEAEAQRSNQMLETVMDNIPQRIFWKDRESRYLGCNMAFARDAGLSYPEQVVGKSDSDMPWRAFADLLNGHDKEVVTTGVPKMSFEVDLVIDGVHRTTVTSKLPFTDSDGRVIGVLGSYTDITERKRADLALRLQSRALDASVNAILITAPSPAGNLIEYVNPAFMRITGYDPAEVIGHDCRVLQRDDRNQEGVALIRQALAANREVSAVVRNYRKDGALFWNQLFIAPVPNAEGVITHHIGVINDVTDLIRYQEQLEYQANYDSLTRLPNRNLLRDRLQHALIVAQRHHKGVAVVFIDLDGFKNVNDSLGHSVGDRLLGVVAERLARCTRTSDTVARHGGDEFVIVMTDTVDEQSLIAWMERVRASISEPVWLDGTELYVGCSMGASLFPQDGEDAETLMKKADLAMYRAKDMGRNTFQFYQPEMNASAGARLNLERRLRRALRDNEFLLHYQPQVDILSGQIVGTEALVRWHDPDVGLVQPSLFIPVAEESGLIGPLSEWVLREACRQNKAWQDEGLPPARVSVNLSARVFQQRDIAKLVMQVLAETGLEPQYLELELTESTIMRNAEEAVSMLNELHALGIGLAIDDFGTGYSSLSYLKRFPVDRLKIDRSFVSDIGVSGDDETITSAIIALAHSLKLQVIAEGVETSAQLDFLKERACDEMQGFYFAKPLSTDAISALFQGRVGRETETV; the protein is encoded by the coding sequence ATGACTCCTTTTTTATCGAAGCGGCTGCTGATCAATCTGGCAGTCGTCGCCGCGGCGGTCGGTGCGAACGCGTTCGTCGCCTATACGCAGATTTGCGGTCAGCGCGACGCCGACGCTCGCATGCTGCGCTCGACGAGCGTGCGTCAGAACCTCGACGCCTACCATACGGCGCTCGACGGCGGGCTGGCCGCGCTCGGCCGTTTCGAAGCTTCGGGCGTGGCCGCGCCTGTCAACGAGGCCGCCGCCATGACGGCGTCGCTGGCCGGTCTGGAGCGCGAGTTGCGCAAAGAGCTTGCGGGCGAACCGGCCATGCTCGAGACGCTCGCCAGGCTGAGCGCGGACAGTCATGCGCTGCAACGTGATATCGACGACGCGCTGTTGAAGAGCGCGAGCGCGACGCCGAACGAATCGCGCGCCTGGGCGGCGTCGACCTACACGCATCTCGGGCTGGGCCTCGGCCGTGTGGAAGACGGCCTGGCGGCGTTGCGCAAGCAGGAGAATGGGGCGTTGCGGGCGTCGCTCGCGAGTTCCGCGAACGAAACGCAGCGCGCCATGTTCCTGCTGATCGTGACAATGCTGGCCGGCAGCGCGCTTCTGATCTTCACGTTCGGGGCGCGCGAAAGCAGCGCGCGCGAGAAACTGCGCGCCGTTCGCGCGCTCGGCCGCAACGACGAGCGCTTCCGCGGCCTGTTCGACGATCATCCGGTGCCGATGTACATTTTCGATCGCGAGACGCTGCGCTTTCTCGCCGTCAACGCGGCCGCGATTCAGCAATACGGTTACTCGGAAAGCGAATTCCTCGGCATGACGATTCGCGCGATCCGGCCGAATTCTGAAAGCTCACGCCTCGAATCGCACCTGCAGCGCAGCGACGTCCTGCAACACGGCCGCACGATGGCGGGTGTCTGGCATCACCGGCGCAAGGACGGCTCGACGATCAGCGCCGATATTTCGTATCACGCGCTCAACTTCATGGGCCGCGCCGCCTTCTTCGTGCTGGCCGACGACGTCACCGAACAGATCAACACGGAAGCCGAAGCGCAGCGTTCGAACCAGATGCTCGAAACGGTGATGGACAACATCCCGCAGCGCATTTTCTGGAAGGATCGCGAGTCGCGCTATCTTGGCTGCAATATGGCGTTCGCACGCGACGCGGGGCTCTCTTACCCTGAGCAGGTGGTGGGCAAGAGCGACAGCGACATGCCGTGGCGCGCCTTCGCCGACCTGCTGAACGGGCACGACAAGGAGGTGGTGACCACCGGCGTGCCGAAGATGAGTTTCGAGGTCGACCTGGTGATCGACGGCGTGCACCGCACCACGGTCACGAGCAAGCTGCCGTTCACCGATAGCGACGGCCGCGTGATCGGCGTGCTCGGCTCGTATACGGACATCACCGAGCGCAAGCGCGCCGATCTGGCCTTGCGTCTGCAAAGCCGCGCGCTCGATGCGAGCGTCAACGCGATTCTGATTACCGCGCCGTCGCCGGCGGGCAATCTGATCGAATACGTAAACCCTGCGTTCATGCGGATCACCGGCTACGATCCCGCCGAAGTGATCGGTCACGACTGCCGTGTCCTGCAGCGCGACGACCGCAACCAGGAAGGCGTCGCGTTGATTCGCCAGGCGCTCGCCGCGAATCGCGAGGTGAGCGCCGTGGTGCGCAACTATCGCAAGGACGGCGCGCTGTTCTGGAATCAGCTGTTCATTGCGCCCGTGCCGAACGCGGAGGGCGTGATCACGCACCACATTGGCGTGATCAACGATGTGACGGATCTGATCCGCTATCAGGAACAACTCGAATATCAGGCCAATTACGACAGCCTCACACGGTTGCCGAACCGCAACCTGCTGCGCGATCGCTTGCAGCATGCGTTGATCGTCGCGCAGCGGCATCACAAGGGCGTCGCGGTCGTGTTCATCGATCTGGACGGCTTCAAGAACGTCAACGACAGTCTCGGCCATAGCGTCGGCGACCGCTTGCTGGGCGTGGTGGCTGAGCGGCTCGCCCGTTGCACGCGAACCAGCGACACGGTCGCGCGGCACGGCGGCGACGAGTTCGTGATCGTGATGACCGATACCGTCGACGAGCAGTCGCTGATCGCGTGGATGGAGCGGGTGCGCGCGTCGATTTCGGAGCCGGTATGGCTCGACGGCACCGAGTTGTATGTCGGCTGCAGCATGGGCGCGAGCCTCTTTCCGCAAGACGGCGAAGACGCGGAAACGCTGATGAAAAAGGCCGACCTCGCGATGTATCGCGCGAAGGACATGGGCCGCAATACGTTCCAGTTCTATCAGCCGGAGATGAATGCGAGCGCGGGCGCGCGCCTGAATCTCGAACGGCGCTTGCGCCGCGCGCTGCGTGACAATGAATTCCTGCTGCACTACCAGCCGCAGGTGGATATCCTGAGCGGTCAGATCGTCGGCACCGAGGCGCTGGTGCGCTGGCACGATCCCGACGTCGGCCTGGTGCAGCCGTCGTTGTTCATTCCGGTCGCCGAAGAGAGCGGCCTGATCGGGCCGCTCTCGGAGTGGGTCTTGCGCGAAGCGTGCCGCCAGAACAAGGCCTGGCAGGACGAAGGATTGCCGCCGGCGCGGGTGTCGGTGAATCTGTCGGCGCGCGTTTTTCAGCAGCGCGATATCGCGAAGCTCGTCATGCAGGTGCTCGCCGAGACGGGGCTCGAACCGCAGTATCTCGAACTCGAACTCACCGAAAGCACCATCATGCGCAACGCGGAGGAGGCGGTGTCGATGCTCAACGAGTTGCACGCGCTCGGCATCGGCCTTGCCATCGACGATTTCGGCACCGGCTATTCGAGTCTCAGCTATCTGAAGCGTTTTCCGGTGGACCGCTTGAAGATCGACCGCTCGTTCGTGTCGGATATCGGCGTGTCGGGCGACGATGAAACGATCACCTCGGCGATCATCGCGCTCGCGCATTCGCTGAAACTGCAGGTGATCGCTGAAGGTGTGGAGACGTCGGCGCAACTCGACTTTCTGAAAGAGCGTGCGTGCGACGAGATGCAGGGCTTCTACTTCGCGAAGCCGTTGTCGACGGATGCGATTTCGGCGTTGTTCCAAGGCCGAGTGGGGCGGGAAACGGAGACGGTGTAG
- a CDS encoding glutathione S-transferase, with translation MKLIGMLDSPYVRRVAICLKLLKLDFEHQSVSVFSTYEAFAKINPVVKAPTLILDNGQSVMDSSVILQYVATLAAPDQRIFPTQPEHCLRAARLTGLALAACEKSVQIVYERTLRPADKQHEPWVNRVTEQLHAAYRELEEELASAPLPVEPNHFGAVDVTVAIAWNFTQMFLPEIVAKADHPRLQAFSEVAEQLPVFLDTPAV, from the coding sequence ATGAAACTGATCGGAATGCTGGATTCGCCCTACGTGCGCCGCGTCGCTATCTGCCTGAAGTTGCTGAAGCTCGACTTCGAGCACCAGTCGGTTTCCGTGTTCAGCACGTATGAGGCGTTCGCGAAGATCAACCCGGTCGTGAAAGCGCCCACGCTGATCCTCGACAACGGCCAGAGCGTGATGGATTCGTCGGTGATCCTGCAGTATGTCGCCACACTCGCCGCGCCGGACCAACGGATCTTCCCGACACAGCCGGAGCACTGCCTGCGCGCCGCTCGCCTCACGGGCCTGGCGCTGGCCGCCTGCGAGAAGAGCGTGCAGATCGTCTACGAACGCACGCTGCGTCCGGCGGACAAACAGCACGAGCCGTGGGTCAATCGCGTGACCGAGCAATTGCACGCCGCGTACCGCGAACTCGAAGAGGAACTCGCGTCGGCCCCGCTGCCGGTCGAACCGAACCATTTTGGCGCGGTGGACGTGACGGTGGCCATCGCGTGGAATTTCACGCAGATGTTCCTGCCGGAGATCGTCGCCAAGGCGGACCATCCGCGCCTGCAGGCGTTTTCCGAGGTGGCCGAGCAACTACCGGTGTTCCTCGACACGCCTGCCGTCTGA
- a CDS encoding LysR substrate-binding domain-containing protein, which translates to MKPIPPLTALRCFEAVARLGGVTQAARELHVTHSAVSQQIKVLEDSMGVALFVREARGLRLTEEGRLYALEIRAALRDITRATRRAQARPHASELVIATVPSFAQHWLVPRLASFRETHPYYRIRLLTTLQVEDLRQGVSDMGIRMGQGHWPDVAQQKLFDDDVLVVAAPHFTFGPDGRFPVTAEDVIACPLISSPNTPWAEWCEAAQVAAPAAEAVVLSANDSNIVLGAVLLGQGIALERRSLVAYALARGELVQITDVRVPYRYPYWLVWPQREILNAKQAHFAQWIEAQVDAYLHGGE; encoded by the coding sequence ATGAAGCCAATCCCGCCCCTCACTGCTCTGCGCTGCTTCGAAGCCGTCGCCCGCTTGGGCGGCGTGACCCAGGCGGCGCGCGAATTGCATGTCACGCACTCGGCGGTGAGCCAGCAGATCAAGGTGCTGGAAGATTCGATGGGTGTCGCGCTGTTCGTGCGCGAAGCGCGCGGCCTGCGGCTTACCGAGGAAGGCCGGCTCTACGCGCTCGAAATACGGGCGGCGCTGCGCGACATTACGCGGGCGACGCGCCGCGCGCAGGCGCGCCCACACGCGAGCGAACTGGTCATCGCGACCGTGCCGTCGTTTGCGCAGCATTGGCTCGTGCCGCGCCTCGCGAGCTTCCGCGAGACACATCCGTACTACCGGATTCGTCTGCTGACGACGCTGCAGGTCGAGGATTTGCGCCAGGGTGTGAGCGATATGGGCATCCGCATGGGACAAGGCCATTGGCCGGACGTCGCGCAGCAGAAACTGTTCGATGACGACGTGCTGGTGGTCGCGGCCCCGCACTTCACGTTCGGGCCGGACGGCCGCTTTCCCGTCACCGCCGAGGACGTGATCGCGTGTCCGTTGATCTCCAGCCCCAACACGCCGTGGGCCGAATGGTGCGAGGCGGCACAGGTGGCGGCGCCGGCCGCCGAGGCGGTCGTGCTGTCTGCAAACGATTCGAACATCGTGCTGGGCGCGGTCTTGCTGGGGCAGGGCATCGCGCTCGAACGGCGCAGTCTGGTCGCGTATGCGCTGGCGCGCGGCGAGCTGGTGCAGATCACCGATGTCCGCGTGCCGTACCGGTATCCGTACTGGCTGGTGTGGCCGCAACGCGAAATTCTCAACGCGAAACAGGCCCATTTCGCGCAGTGGATCGAAGCACAGGTCGACGCCTATTTGCACGGCGGCGAGTGA
- a CDS encoding DUF4148 domain-containing protein, which translates to MTSSPAKKWAVLFASVVLSVASAAPAFAQSGGSAPAGDQATAAPAATPSAASKAAAKAQRKAARKQARAKKNAELKQLESNGYNPSRNDPNYPTDIQNAQKKAAAGAAASQ; encoded by the coding sequence ATGACTTCTTCACCTGCAAAGAAATGGGCTGTGCTGTTCGCATCGGTTGTACTGAGCGTGGCTTCGGCTGCACCGGCGTTCGCGCAAAGCGGCGGTAGTGCTCCGGCGGGCGATCAGGCCACTGCCGCCCCCGCTGCCACACCGTCGGCCGCATCCAAGGCAGCCGCCAAGGCGCAACGCAAGGCTGCCCGCAAGCAGGCGCGGGCGAAGAAGAACGCCGAGTTGAAGCAACTGGAAAGCAACGGGTATAACCCGTCGCGCAACGATCCGAACTATCCGACGGATATCCAGAACGCGCAGAAGAAGGCCGCAGCGGGCGCGGCGGCGAGCCAGTAA
- a CDS encoding acyl-CoA thioesterase has translation MTNLLQLPQKPCALRVVPQPSDANVHGDVFGGWIMAQVDIAGSIPASRRANGRVATIAVNSFVFKQPVFVGDLLSFYADIVKTGNTSVTVSVEVYAQRMSLTEDLVKVTEATLTYVATDSDRRPRALPVLD, from the coding sequence ATGACCAATCTCCTTCAACTTCCGCAAAAGCCTTGCGCGCTGCGCGTCGTGCCGCAACCGTCCGACGCGAATGTCCACGGCGACGTGTTCGGCGGCTGGATCATGGCGCAAGTGGATATCGCCGGTTCGATTCCGGCGAGCCGCCGTGCCAACGGACGGGTGGCGACCATCGCGGTCAATTCGTTCGTCTTCAAGCAGCCGGTGTTCGTCGGCGATCTGCTGAGCTTTTACGCGGATATCGTCAAGACGGGCAACACGTCGGTGACCGTGTCCGTCGAGGTCTACGCGCAGCGCATGAGCCTGACCGAAGACCTCGTGAAGGTCACCGAGGCGACCCTGACCTACGTCGCGACCGACAGCGACCGCCGCCCGCGCGCGCTGCCCGTGCTGGATTGA